A DNA window from Synchiropus splendidus isolate RoL2022-P1 chromosome 2, RoL_Sspl_1.0, whole genome shotgun sequence contains the following coding sequences:
- the LOC128754721 gene encoding myotubularin-related protein 7-like isoform X2, which translates to MEHIRTPKVENVHLLERSACQRKASVGTLYLSATHTIFVENNPETRKETWVLHSMVSSVERPPASPAGSQLIMCCKDFRIFHLYIQSERDCLDVHTSLARLSRPEKYSELYCLSFNPNVNKEKREASWKFIDLTEDFKRLGVPNNLWVATTANTEYRVCDTYPSELFVPKSATPAVIVGSSRFRSRGRFPVLCYFHQDTLAAVCRSSQPLSGFSGRSLEDEMMLQSLMKSNPGSDYIYVVDTRPKLNAMANRAAGKGYENEDHYNNIKLQFIGIENIHVMRNSQQKLTDVGELRSPSVTDFLWGLENSGWLKHIKAILDAGVFIARAVADEGVSVLVHCSDGWDRTAQACSLASILMDPYYRTIKGFMVLIEKDWVSFGHKFSHRYGHLNTDPKEVSPVIDQFLECVWQLSEQFPCAFEFNECFLVAIHTHVYSCQFGNFLGNSQKEKRDMRLHERSHSVWPQLWSERAEFFNPLYKAELSQCQGVLRPNTSPFCFKIWKGLYKHMDKSSPPSQSPADLMSVVREEPQQLEEKQVIHQELSPVSEDRSSDRMDNHLREETCSTEGE; encoded by the exons ATGGAGCATATCCGGACGCCCAAG GTGGAaaatgtgcacctactggagCGTTCCGCTTGTCAGAGGAAGGCCAGTGTGGGGACCCTCTACCTTTCTGCCActcacaccatctttgttgaGAACAACCCTGAGACTCGCAAGGAGACCTGG gtGCTGCACAGCATGGTAAGCAGTGTGGAGAGACCACCAGCCAGTCCTGCAGGGAGCCAGCTGATCATGTGCTGTAAAGACTTTCGTATATTCCATCTTTACATACAGTCGGAGCGAGACTGTTTGGATGTCCACACTTCATTAGCCCGGTTGTCTCGACCAG AGAAGTACAGCGAGCTCTACTGCTTGTCCTTCAATCCTAATGTCAATAAGGAAAAAAGAGAGGCATCATGGAAGTTTATTGACCTCACAGAAGATTTCAAGAGGTTAGGCGTTCCCAACAATTTATGGGTGGCGACCACTGCCAACACTGAATACAGG GTATGTGACACCTATCCATCAGAGTTGTTCGTTCCAAAATCAGCGACACCAGCCGTCATCGTTGGTAGTTCCAGGTTCAGAAGTCGTGGACGTTTTCCTGTTCTGTGCTACTTTCACCAGGACACTCTG GCTGCGGTGTGCAGATCCAGTCAGCCACTGTCAGGCTTCAGTGGGCGCTCGCTGGAAGATGAGATGATGCTTCAGTCCTTGATGAAGTCCAACCCTGGAAGTGACTACATTTACGTTGTGGACACAAGACCCAAG ctAAATGCCATGGCCAACCGTGCGGCTGGAAAAGGCTATGAAAATGAAGACCACTATAACAACATAAAGCTGCAATTCATAGGCATCGAGAACATTCATGTGATGAGGAACAGCCAGCAAAAGCTCACTGATG TTGGTGAACTGCGCTCACCGTCTGTGACAGATTTTTTGTGGGGACTAGAGAATTCCGGCTGGCTCAAACACATCAAAGCCATTCTTGATGCAGGAGTCTTCATTGCGCGG GCAGTGGCCGATGAGGGTGTGAGTGTTCTGGTACACTGTTCAGATGGCTGGGATCGGACAGCCCAGGCCTGCTCCTTAGCCAGTATACTCATGGACCCGTACTACAGAACTATCAAGGGATTCATG GTGCTGATCGAAAAGGACTGGGTTTCCTTTGGACATAAGTTCTCTCACAG GTATGGCCACCTCAACACTGATCCCAAAGAGGTGTCCCCTGTCATTGACCAGTTCTTGGAGTGTGTGTGGCAGCTGTCCGAACAGTTCCCGTGTGCCTTTGAATTTAACGAGTGCTTCCTGGTGGCCATACACACACATGTTTACTCCTGCCAGTTTGGAAACTTCTTGGGCAACAGCCAGAAAGAGAAGAGGGATATGAG ACTACATGAGCGTAGTCACTCTGTGTGGCCTCAGCTGTGGTCGGAAAGGGCAGAATTCTTCAACCCCCTGTACAAGGCTGAGCTCAGCCAGTGTCAGGGCGTCCTCAGACCTAATACGAGCCCCTTCTGCTTCAA GATTTGGAAAGGTCTCTACAAACACATGGACAAGTCTTCCCCTCCTTCTCAATCCCCTGCTGACCTTATGTCTGTTGTCCGGGAGGAGCCCCAGCAGCTGGAAGAGAAGCAGGTCATACATCAGGAGCTATCACCAG TATCAGAGGATCGCAGCAGTGACAGGATGGATAATCACTTGAGAGAAGAAACATGTTCCACAGAGGGGGAATAA
- the LOC128754721 gene encoding myotubularin-related protein 7-like isoform X1: protein MEHIRTPKVENVHLLERSACQRKASVGTLYLSATHTIFVENNPETRKETWVLHSMVSSVERPPASPAGSQLIMCCKDFRIFHLYIQSERDCLDVHTSLARLSRPEKYSELYCLSFNPNVNKEKREASWKFIDLTEDFKRLGVPNNLWVATTANTEYRVCDTYPSELFVPKSATPAVIVGSSRFRSRGRFPVLCYFHQDTLAAVCRSSQPLSGFSGRSLEDEMMLQSLMKSNPGSDYIYVVDTRPKLNAMANRAAGKGYENEDHYNNIKLQFIGIENIHVMRNSQQKLTDGNRAFGELRSPSVTDFLWGLENSGWLKHIKAILDAGVFIARAVADEGVSVLVHCSDGWDRTAQACSLASILMDPYYRTIKGFMVLIEKDWVSFGHKFSHRYGHLNTDPKEVSPVIDQFLECVWQLSEQFPCAFEFNECFLVAIHTHVYSCQFGNFLGNSQKEKRDMRLHERSHSVWPQLWSERAEFFNPLYKAELSQCQGVLRPNTSPFCFKIWKGLYKHMDKSSPPSQSPADLMSVVREEPQQLEEKQVIHQELSPVSEDRSSDRMDNHLREETCSTEGE, encoded by the exons ATGGAGCATATCCGGACGCCCAAG GTGGAaaatgtgcacctactggagCGTTCCGCTTGTCAGAGGAAGGCCAGTGTGGGGACCCTCTACCTTTCTGCCActcacaccatctttgttgaGAACAACCCTGAGACTCGCAAGGAGACCTGG gtGCTGCACAGCATGGTAAGCAGTGTGGAGAGACCACCAGCCAGTCCTGCAGGGAGCCAGCTGATCATGTGCTGTAAAGACTTTCGTATATTCCATCTTTACATACAGTCGGAGCGAGACTGTTTGGATGTCCACACTTCATTAGCCCGGTTGTCTCGACCAG AGAAGTACAGCGAGCTCTACTGCTTGTCCTTCAATCCTAATGTCAATAAGGAAAAAAGAGAGGCATCATGGAAGTTTATTGACCTCACAGAAGATTTCAAGAGGTTAGGCGTTCCCAACAATTTATGGGTGGCGACCACTGCCAACACTGAATACAGG GTATGTGACACCTATCCATCAGAGTTGTTCGTTCCAAAATCAGCGACACCAGCCGTCATCGTTGGTAGTTCCAGGTTCAGAAGTCGTGGACGTTTTCCTGTTCTGTGCTACTTTCACCAGGACACTCTG GCTGCGGTGTGCAGATCCAGTCAGCCACTGTCAGGCTTCAGTGGGCGCTCGCTGGAAGATGAGATGATGCTTCAGTCCTTGATGAAGTCCAACCCTGGAAGTGACTACATTTACGTTGTGGACACAAGACCCAAG ctAAATGCCATGGCCAACCGTGCGGCTGGAAAAGGCTATGAAAATGAAGACCACTATAACAACATAAAGCTGCAATTCATAGGCATCGAGAACATTCATGTGATGAGGAACAGCCAGCAAAAGCTCACTGATGGTAATAGAGCAT TTGGTGAACTGCGCTCACCGTCTGTGACAGATTTTTTGTGGGGACTAGAGAATTCCGGCTGGCTCAAACACATCAAAGCCATTCTTGATGCAGGAGTCTTCATTGCGCGG GCAGTGGCCGATGAGGGTGTGAGTGTTCTGGTACACTGTTCAGATGGCTGGGATCGGACAGCCCAGGCCTGCTCCTTAGCCAGTATACTCATGGACCCGTACTACAGAACTATCAAGGGATTCATG GTGCTGATCGAAAAGGACTGGGTTTCCTTTGGACATAAGTTCTCTCACAG GTATGGCCACCTCAACACTGATCCCAAAGAGGTGTCCCCTGTCATTGACCAGTTCTTGGAGTGTGTGTGGCAGCTGTCCGAACAGTTCCCGTGTGCCTTTGAATTTAACGAGTGCTTCCTGGTGGCCATACACACACATGTTTACTCCTGCCAGTTTGGAAACTTCTTGGGCAACAGCCAGAAAGAGAAGAGGGATATGAG ACTACATGAGCGTAGTCACTCTGTGTGGCCTCAGCTGTGGTCGGAAAGGGCAGAATTCTTCAACCCCCTGTACAAGGCTGAGCTCAGCCAGTGTCAGGGCGTCCTCAGACCTAATACGAGCCCCTTCTGCTTCAA GATTTGGAAAGGTCTCTACAAACACATGGACAAGTCTTCCCCTCCTTCTCAATCCCCTGCTGACCTTATGTCTGTTGTCCGGGAGGAGCCCCAGCAGCTGGAAGAGAAGCAGGTCATACATCAGGAGCTATCACCAG TATCAGAGGATCGCAGCAGTGACAGGATGGATAATCACTTGAGAGAAGAAACATGTTCCACAGAGGGGGAATAA
- the LOC128754071 gene encoding phosphomannomutase 2-like yields the protein MSDGPVDSSTLCLFDVDGTLTPARQPVTADVAEFLQKLRSEVRVGVVGGSDLDKIKEQLGTDVIQRVDYVFAENGLVAYRHGQLHSIQSIQAHMGEELLQDFINFCLNYMATIKLPRKRGTFIEFRNGMLNVSPIGRSCTPEERKEFYELDQKEKIREKFVSVLREEFKGKGLSFSIGGQISFDVFPDGWDKRYCLGILEKDNFSTIHFFGDKTKPGGNDYEIYSDPRTIGHEVSCPEETLQKCQQLFF from the exons ATGAGTGACGGTCCTGTTGACTCAAGCACCCTCTGTCTCTTTGATGTGGACGGTACGCTGACGCCTGCCCGACAG CCAGTTACTGCAGATGTGGCAGAGTTCCTTCAGAAGCTAAGAAGTGAAGTTCGTGTAGGAGTGGTCGGTGGGTCTGACCTGGACAAGATCAAAGAGCAACTCGGAACTGATG taATTCAGAGAGTGGACTATGTTTTTGCTGAGAATGGACTTGTGGCCTACAGGCATGGTCAACTGCACTCCATTCAG TCCATTCAAGCCCACATGGGAGAGGAATTATTGCAAGACTTCATCAACTTTTGTCTGAACTACATGGCCACCATTAAACTTCCAAGGAAGAG GGGCACCTTTATTGAATTTCGCAATGGGATGCTGAACGTGTCTCCGATTGGGCGCAGCTGCacaccagaggagaggaaggagttCTATGAACTCGACCAG AAGGAGAAGATTCGGGAGAAGTTTGTATCTGTGTTGAGGGAGGAGTTCAAAGGAAAAGGCTTGTCCTTCTCCATTG GAGGTCAGATCAGCTTTGATGTCTTTCCAGATGGCTGGGATAAAAGGTATTGCCTGGGAATTCTCGAGAAGGACAACTTCTCCACCATTCACTTCTTTGGAGACAAAACCAAACCT GGGGGAAATGACTATGAGATCTACAGCGACCCTCGAACCATCGGGCATGAAGTGTCTTGTCCAGAAGAGACCTTGCAGAAGTGCCAGCAACTGTTCTTCTGA